In Pleurocapsa sp. PCC 7319, the following are encoded in one genomic region:
- a CDS encoding response regulator, translated as MTENANSHSILIVDDNHNNLEVLSETLTRAGFQVAVAIDGENALEQIQYYKPELILLDVMMPGIDGYQTCQKIKANPDTFDIPVIFMTALSDTGHKVKGFAIGAVDYITKPFQREEVLARVRVQLQLRNLARTLEEQNRMLKKEILQRERVEGSILKLNQELEKRVEERTNKLSRTLKTLRQAQVELVEQKKDLEIRVRERTAELAKSMTEAEKANQAKSQFLANMSHELRTPMNAIIGYSEMLMEEAEDIGQEDFIPDLRKIHSAGKHLLNLINDILDLSKIEAGRMELYLETFDIKNLIQETVSTIRPLIENNNNTLEFNLAENLDMMHADLTKVRQSLFNLLSNASKFTKNGKITLDVTSFTGESSDWITFKVADTGIGMSPEQISKLFQAFTQADASTTRKYGGTGLGLAITKKFCLMMGGDISVVSESGEGSTFTIRLPVQVVDPTTQSQLSNQSLEDLQSQSSDDSHRKNTILVIDDDPTIHDLLKRFLGKKGFEVKTAISGAEGISLAKQLQPEAITLDVMMPGMDGWSVLTALKANPQTADIPVVMMSMIDDQNLGYALGAAEYLLKPVNNKQLESILDKFKPVSNSDSILVVEDDPGVREMLCRQLRKEDWRVIEAENGREALLKLSNHSPGIILSDLMMPEMDGFELVYKLRQHEKWRSIPVIILTAKSITTEERQMLNGGVSKIFEKGSYQRSVLFNEVNHLLNEAIARQKNPEISQSISTTVSA; from the coding sequence GTGACTGAAAATGCAAATTCCCACAGTATCTTGATTGTGGACGATAATCATAATAATTTAGAGGTTCTCTCCGAAACCTTGACTAGAGCGGGGTTTCAAGTTGCTGTAGCAATTGACGGAGAGAATGCTTTAGAGCAAATACAGTATTATAAGCCCGAGCTAATTCTGTTAGATGTAATGATGCCTGGCATCGATGGTTATCAAACTTGTCAGAAGATTAAAGCCAATCCTGATACTTTTGATATTCCGGTCATTTTCATGACAGCTTTGTCTGATACTGGACATAAGGTTAAGGGTTTTGCGATCGGTGCAGTTGACTATATAACTAAACCATTTCAGCGAGAAGAGGTATTAGCTAGGGTTAGGGTACAGTTACAACTGCGTAATTTAGCCCGAACTTTGGAAGAGCAGAATAGAATGCTCAAAAAAGAAATTCTCCAACGGGAGCGTGTCGAAGGCTCTATATTGAAGTTGAATCAAGAACTCGAAAAAAGAGTCGAAGAACGTACCAATAAACTTTCTCGTACCCTTAAAACCTTGCGGCAGGCTCAAGTAGAACTGGTAGAACAAAAAAAAGATTTAGAGATTCGTGTCAGAGAACGTACGGCAGAATTAGCTAAGAGCATGACTGAAGCCGAAAAAGCCAATCAGGCTAAAAGTCAATTTCTGGCTAATATGAGTCATGAATTGAGGACTCCGATGAATGCCATTATCGGCTATAGCGAGATGCTAATGGAAGAAGCGGAAGATATTGGACAAGAAGACTTTATACCTGATTTACGTAAAATACACAGTGCAGGTAAACATCTTCTCAATTTAATTAATGATATTCTCGACCTCTCGAAAATCGAAGCTGGTCGGATGGAACTTTATTTAGAAACTTTTGATATTAAGAACCTGATTCAAGAAACTGTATCCACTATTCGCCCATTAATTGAAAATAACAATAATACTTTAGAATTTAATCTGGCAGAAAATCTGGATATGATGCACGCAGATTTAACTAAGGTGCGTCAAAGTTTGTTCAATCTACTGAGTAATGCCAGTAAGTTTACTAAAAATGGCAAGATTACTCTGGATGTTACCTCTTTTACTGGTGAAAGCAGCGATTGGATAACCTTTAAGGTCGCTGATACAGGAATTGGGATGAGTCCCGAACAAATTAGTAAGCTATTTCAGGCTTTTACCCAGGCTGATGCTTCTACTACCCGTAAATATGGCGGCACGGGTTTGGGTTTGGCAATTACGAAAAAGTTTTGTCTAATGATGGGAGGGGATATTAGCGTTGTTAGTGAATCAGGAGAGGGTTCAACCTTCACAATTCGTCTTCCAGTTCAGGTAGTAGACCCAACTACACAATCACAATTATCAAATCAATCTTTAGAAGACCTACAATCTCAGTCTAGTGATGATTCCCATCGCAAAAATACTATTTTGGTTATCGATGATGATCCCACAATTCACGATTTACTGAAACGCTTTTTAGGCAAAAAAGGATTTGAGGTCAAAACAGCCATCAGTGGCGCAGAGGGAATTAGTTTAGCCAAACAACTCCAACCTGAAGCTATTACTCTTGATGTCATGATGCCTGGGATGGATGGCTGGTCGGTATTAACAGCCCTCAAAGCTAATCCCCAGACGGCAGACATTCCCGTAGTCATGATGAGTATGATCGATGATCAAAATCTAGGTTATGCTCTGGGAGCTGCGGAATATTTACTTAAACCAGTTAACAATAAACAATTAGAAAGCATCCTCGATAAATTTAAGCCAGTCTCCAATTCTGATTCTATTTTAGTCGTAGAAGATGATCCTGGTGTTCGAGAAATGTTGTGTCGCCAGTTGAGGAAAGAAGATTGGCGGGTTATCGAAGCAGAAAACGGACGAGAAGCATTGCTTAAACTAAGTAATCATTCTCCGGGAATTATTCTGTCTGATCTGATGATGCCAGAAATGGATGGTTTTGAATTGGTTTATAAACTACGGCAACATGAAAAATGGCGTTCTATTCCGGTGATTATTTTAACAGCGAAAAGTATTACTACCGAAGAACGTCAAATGTTAAATGGAGGAGTTAGCAAAATTTTTGAGAAAGGCTCCTATCAACGCTCAGTACTATTTAACGAAGTAAATCATTTACTTAACGAAGCAATTGCTCGCCAGAAAAATCCCGAAATCAGTCAGTCAATTTCTACTACCGTTTCTGCATAG
- a CDS encoding response regulator yields the protein MPKILLVEDNEMNRDMLSRRLKRRGYEVVIAVNGADGVEMASSEVPDLILMDMSLPVMDGWEATKNIKAAPATGSIPIIALTAHAMSGDREKALAAGCDDYDTKPIELSRLLIKIQSFVAAT from the coding sequence ATGCCCAAAATCTTATTAGTTGAAGATAACGAAATGAATCGAGATATGCTTTCTCGAAGGTTAAAACGTCGCGGATACGAAGTCGTTATTGCGGTAAATGGGGCTGATGGAGTAGAGATGGCCAGTTCAGAAGTACCGGATTTAATTTTGATGGATATGAGCTTACCTGTAATGGATGGTTGGGAGGCTACTAAAAATATTAAAGCAGCCCCTGCTACTGGATCTATTCCGATTATTGCCCTGACAGCTCATGCGATGTCTGGCGATCGCGAAAAGGCTCTAGCTGCTGGTTGTGATGATTACGACACCAAACCGATCGAACTATCTAGATTATTAATCAAAATTCAGTCTTTTGTCGCAGCAACCTAG
- a CDS encoding SpoIIE family protein phosphatase — MTTDSQSQISLLAHLRHELRTPINAIIGYSEMILEELEETEHQVEYLNELEQIRECGVQLLASINTFLNPPALPHSQLNLSKILANPDLKVKLQQPTKVVINHCQELIPLIEADFITDLNKINTAANKLLQEIDDLLEISPQSENSISLDSFPKGTTTQSSEIDIIIDTGSLIAANLDQSLETSDYTILIVDDNPTNRDLLYRQVEAQGYQAVTAANGRQAIEMIQTGNYDLILLDIIMPEINGYQVLKWIRSGSWRHIPTIMISALDEIDSVVKCIELGAADYLAKPFNPTLLKARLGACLEQKRLRDQESSYLEQLAIANEEISQLNNGLQAENMRLSTELEITQRLQMMLLPKEKELSEIEGLEIAGFMEPADEVGGDYYDVLQHHGRITIGIGDVTGHGLESGVLMLMVQTAVRTLMENNETDPKKFFEVLNRTIYKNVQRMDSDKNLSLCLVDYHEGVLSLSGQHEEMVVVRSGGTIERVDTIDLGFPIGLEETIEDFVFQAQIHLNQDDVVILYTDGITEAENHLGEHYGLEQLCRIVQQNWQQSAQNIRLAVIQDLRSHIGVEKVYDDITLVVLKQK, encoded by the coding sequence ATGACCACAGATAGCCAATCTCAAATATCTTTACTTGCTCATCTACGCCATGAACTGCGTACGCCGATCAATGCCATTATTGGCTATAGTGAAATGATCCTCGAAGAACTGGAAGAGACAGAGCATCAAGTAGAGTATTTAAATGAGCTGGAGCAAATCCGAGAATGTGGTGTTCAATTACTGGCTTCAATTAATACTTTTTTAAATCCGCCAGCACTACCTCATAGTCAGCTAAATCTGTCAAAAATTCTGGCTAATCCAGACTTAAAAGTCAAATTGCAACAACCAACTAAAGTAGTGATTAATCACTGTCAGGAGCTAATTCCGCTGATTGAGGCAGATTTTATTACCGATTTAAACAAGATTAACACTGCTGCGAATAAGCTTCTACAAGAAATTGATGATTTACTGGAAATTTCACCTCAGTCAGAAAATAGTATTTCTCTCGATAGTTTTCCCAAGGGAACCACAACTCAATCATCAGAAATCGACATCATCATTGATACAGGCAGTCTTATAGCTGCGAACCTTGACCAATCTCTAGAAACTAGTGACTATACTATTTTGATCGTAGATGATAACCCTACCAATCGGGATTTACTTTATCGTCAGGTTGAAGCACAAGGTTATCAAGCCGTCACAGCAGCAAATGGCAGACAAGCCATAGAAATGATTCAAACCGGAAATTATGATCTAATCCTGTTGGATATCATTATGCCAGAAATTAATGGTTATCAAGTCTTAAAGTGGATTCGTTCTGGCTCTTGGCGACATATTCCCACGATCATGATCTCGGCTCTCGATGAAATTGATAGTGTGGTTAAGTGTATCGAACTGGGAGCAGCAGATTACTTAGCTAAACCCTTCAACCCGACATTGTTAAAAGCTAGATTGGGAGCTTGTTTAGAACAAAAAAGGCTCAGAGATCAAGAATCATCTTATTTGGAACAGCTTGCTATTGCCAATGAGGAGATCAGTCAGCTTAATAATGGTTTACAAGCCGAAAATATGCGCCTCAGTACAGAGTTAGAGATTACTCAGCGTCTACAGATGATGCTGTTGCCCAAAGAAAAAGAGCTAAGTGAAATCGAAGGTCTAGAAATTGCTGGATTTATGGAACCTGCCGATGAAGTTGGGGGCGATTACTACGATGTTTTGCAGCACCATGGGCGGATAACTATCGGTATAGGAGATGTAACAGGTCATGGTTTAGAAAGTGGTGTCTTGATGCTAATGGTACAGACCGCCGTTCGTACTCTCATGGAGAACAATGAGACCGATCCTAAAAAGTTTTTTGAGGTACTTAATCGTACCATTTACAAGAACGTTCAACGCATGGATTCGGATAAAAACCTTTCTCTATGTTTAGTTGATTATCACGAAGGTGTTCTTAGTTTAAGTGGTCAACATGAAGAAATGGTTGTGGTTCGTTCTGGGGGAACAATAGAAAGAGTAGACACAATTGATTTAGGATTTCCGATTGGGTTAGAAGAAACTATCGAAGATTTTGTCTTTCAAGCACAAATTCATTTAAATCAAGATGACGTAGTCATCCTCTATACCGATGGGATTACAGAAGCAGAAAACCATCTGGGTGAACATTATGGACTAGAGCAATTATGCCGCATTGTGCAACAAAACTGGCAGCAGTCAGCCCAGAATATTCGACTTGCAGTTATTCAAGATTTGCGATCGCATATTGGTGTAGAAAAAGTATACGACGACATTACATTGGTAGTACTAAAACAAAAATAG
- a CDS encoding DUF6272 family protein, which yields MNTSKIAVNQILGDFIQNLPPSQEYLILSFSPGSIPLRKRWRNNCLSADFLADYLSTFFLSDDLQQADAGKQAEVKSAVSYIANELLENAMKYGVEMSPFPISIQIHLNPDLIIFQLTNSIHPQRTKEFQAQIETLLNSDPGELYISQLEKNALDEEDQESGLGLLTMLYDYGAKLGWKFESFPQNSTEIAVTTMVQLAI from the coding sequence ATGAATACTAGTAAAATCGCTGTTAATCAAATATTAGGCGACTTTATTCAAAATTTACCTCCGAGCCAAGAATATTTAATACTGAGTTTTTCTCCTGGCTCAATTCCCCTACGAAAAAGATGGCGCAATAATTGTTTATCGGCAGATTTTTTGGCTGATTATCTGAGTACCTTTTTTCTGAGTGATGACCTTCAGCAAGCAGATGCGGGAAAGCAGGCAGAGGTTAAAAGTGCGGTCAGCTACATTGCTAATGAGCTATTGGAAAATGCGATGAAATATGGCGTGGAGATGTCTCCCTTTCCAATTAGTATTCAAATTCACTTAAATCCCGACCTAATTATTTTTCAGCTAACAAACAGTATTCATCCCCAGCGAACAAAAGAGTTTCAGGCTCAGATAGAAACTTTACTTAATTCAGATCCCGGAGAATTATATATTTCTCAGCTGGAAAAAAATGCTTTAGATGAGGAGGATCAAGAATCTGGTTTGGGATTATTAACTATGCTTTATGATTATGGGGCCAAACTAGGTTGGAAATTTGAATCTTTTCCTCAAAATTCTACGGAAATAGCGGTGACGACAATGGTTCAACTAGCAATTTAA
- a CDS encoding STAS domain-containing protein — translation MEIKTENYNVIYDETSHNIVFDGSLRLNGTAEYASISELLNHVAQQEPEKIVLDLKELSFLNSSGISILSKFVINVRKRKNIQMVVIGAQKNPWQGKSLKNLQRLMPSLKLELE, via the coding sequence ATGGAAATAAAAACTGAAAACTACAACGTCATATATGATGAGACATCTCACAATATTGTTTTTGATGGTTCTCTGCGTTTAAACGGAACTGCCGAATATGCTTCTATTTCTGAATTATTGAATCATGTTGCTCAACAAGAACCTGAGAAAATTGTTTTAGATCTTAAGGAATTGAGCTTTCTCAATAGTTCTGGAATCAGTATTCTCTCAAAGTTTGTGATTAATGTTCGCAAGCGCAAAAATATCCAGATGGTAGTAATTGGAGCGCAGAAAAATCCTTGGCAAGGAAAATCTCTGAAGAATTTGCAGAGGTTAATGCCTTCTTTAAAGCTAGAGTTAGAGTAG
- a CDS encoding ABC transporter substrate-binding protein — protein MNQKRETTVLLLSLLITIGAIAGGLWWLTTKTNNSLNSSTSNLDNTAKTSTNLTPEQISTGNNILISQNITPEKQLATKALAQGNEPEAVLLLEKSLSKQPNDPEALIYLNNARIGDVRSHSIAVPVPIGTEMTTAQEILRGVAQAQNEINQQGGINGEPLKVFLADDNNNPEVAKKIAHKLVAHRDILGVVGHFSSGVTLATAPIYQENGLVAISATSTSISLSDAGNYIFRTVPSDRFTSSVLAKYFLEKLNQRQAAVIYNSQSDYSNSLKNTFTTDILSNGGLIATEVDLSQSNFNPADIIQKARSQGAEALIFLNDSTTANKAYLLMQVNNRQLPMLGGDSMYKPQTLQVVGQNAVDLVLSVPWHILGNTSSNFPTAARRLWGGDVNWRTAMAYDATKSLIAGITNDPTRQGIQQTLSDANFSFEGASGTVKFLASGDRSQSVQLVTVKPGNRSPFGYDFVPVK, from the coding sequence ATGAACCAGAAAAGAGAAACCACAGTATTGTTATTGTCGTTACTGATAACTATAGGTGCAATAGCAGGTGGTTTATGGTGGTTGACTACCAAGACAAATAATTCCTTGAATTCATCTACTTCTAATTTAGATAACACTGCTAAAACATCAACCAATTTAACGCCAGAACAAATTAGTACGGGAAACAACATTTTAATTAGTCAAAATATTACTCCCGAAAAACAACTTGCTACCAAGGCACTCGCCCAGGGTAATGAGCCTGAAGCAGTATTGCTACTGGAAAAATCTTTAAGCAAACAACCTAACGATCCTGAAGCTCTCATTTATTTGAATAATGCTCGTATTGGAGATGTTAGATCCCATAGTATTGCTGTCCCTGTACCAATTGGCACCGAGATGACAACAGCTCAGGAAATACTTAGAGGTGTTGCTCAAGCTCAGAATGAAATCAATCAGCAAGGAGGGATTAACGGTGAACCTCTCAAAGTTTTTTTAGCTGATGATAATAATAATCCTGAAGTTGCCAAAAAAATCGCTCATAAGTTAGTTGCTCATCGGGATATTTTAGGTGTTGTTGGACATTTTTCTAGTGGTGTGACTTTAGCTACAGCACCTATTTATCAAGAAAATGGCTTGGTTGCTATTTCTGCCACTAGCACTTCTATCTCTCTGTCTGACGCGGGAAACTATATCTTTCGTACTGTTCCAAGCGATCGCTTTACTAGTAGTGTTTTGGCAAAATATTTTTTGGAAAAACTTAATCAGCGTCAAGCTGCGGTGATTTATAATTCCCAAAGCGATTATAGTAATTCCCTTAAAAATACCTTTACCACTGACATTTTGAGTAATGGAGGATTAATCGCCACGGAAGTCGACTTATCTCAAAGTAATTTTAATCCTGCCGATATAATTCAGAAAGCACGTAGTCAAGGTGCAGAAGCCTTAATTTTCTTGAATGACTCAACAACTGCAAATAAGGCTTATTTGCTGATGCAAGTTAATAATCGTCAGTTGCCTATGTTAGGTGGAGATAGTATGTATAAACCCCAGACATTACAGGTGGTGGGTCAGAATGCTGTGGATTTGGTGTTGAGTGTACCTTGGCATATCTTAGGAAATACTAGCTCTAATTTTCCTACCGCAGCACGTCGTCTTTGGGGAGGAGATGTTAACTGGCGTACAGCAATGGCTTATGATGCTACAAAATCCTTGATTGCGGGAATTACTAATGATCCTACTCGTCAGGGTATACAACAGACTTTATCTGATGCCAACTTTTCTTTCGAAGGTGCATCCGGCACGGTTAAATTTTTGGCTTCAGGCGATCGCAGTCAGTCGGTACAACTAGTTACAGTGAAACCGGGAAATCGTTCTCCCTTTGGTTATGATTTTGTTCCAGTCAAGTAA
- a CDS encoding serine/threonine-protein kinase, translating into MSRTSATLRDGIILNNRYRIVKQVGRGGFGRAYLAEDTHRYRELCVLKEFAPQVESDRELRQAEDLFEREAGILYKLQHKQIPKFEALLQTRVDGKRSLFLVQEYIEGESYWELLKRKGQLTETEVTNMMWDILPVLDYIHDSQLIHRDISPDNLIRREVDGKTVLIDFGCVKLAANAVSKSTGQSLTLIGKKGYSPDEQLRRGQAFPCSDLYSLAATAVVLLTGKQPEDLYDSHQGKWNWESELKVSSSLKKILNKMLAYRPCDRYQSADKVHQQLSKENNSRVNSFISRVRTLIVAPGNLENTTSPTSFASQIHSHISRISTKAMTITHQVTHIPTREELKKIKTWHWGLITAGVIFIPGLISFAVIKTKIPQDGNSNSDTSVSNTSLSQSEQTLQQEIYQQIQALNLDAGAFYRQVDTIFHQQYPELEGVQLTDKNKHRSYRQIWYEIATNLLAKYEKKESKY; encoded by the coding sequence ATGTCTAGAACTTCGGCTACTTTGCGCGATGGAATCATCCTCAATAACCGTTACCGAATTGTCAAACAGGTTGGTAGAGGAGGCTTTGGCAGAGCTTATTTAGCTGAAGATACACATCGTTACCGAGAATTATGTGTCCTCAAGGAATTTGCTCCCCAAGTAGAAAGCGATCGCGAATTACGCCAAGCAGAAGATTTATTTGAACGGGAAGCAGGAATTCTCTATAAACTTCAGCATAAACAAATTCCTAAATTTGAGGCTCTCTTACAAACTCGGGTTGATGGAAAGCGATCGCTGTTTCTGGTTCAAGAATATATTGAAGGGGAAAGTTATTGGGAATTACTTAAACGAAAGGGTCAATTAACTGAAACTGAAGTTACGAATATGATGTGGGATATTCTTCCTGTATTAGATTATATTCATGACTCTCAGTTAATTCATCGTGATATCTCCCCCGATAATTTAATTCGTCGGGAAGTAGACGGCAAAACTGTGTTAATTGATTTTGGCTGTGTCAAGTTAGCCGCTAACGCTGTGTCAAAATCAACCGGACAGTCGCTTACTTTGATTGGCAAAAAAGGTTACTCTCCAGATGAACAACTACGTCGTGGTCAAGCTTTTCCCTGTAGCGATCTGTATTCATTAGCAGCTACGGCAGTAGTTTTGTTAACTGGCAAACAGCCCGAGGATTTATACGACAGTCATCAAGGGAAATGGAACTGGGAATCAGAGCTTAAAGTCAGTTCTTCACTCAAAAAAATCTTAAATAAAATGCTGGCTTATCGACCTTGCGATCGCTATCAATCGGCGGACAAAGTTCACCAGCAGTTGAGTAAAGAAAACAATTCTCGGGTTAATAGTTTTATCTCTCGTGTACGTACTTTAATAGTTGCACCAGGGAACCTAGAAAACACGACATCTCCTACTAGTTTTGCCTCTCAAATCCATAGCCATATTTCCCGTATATCTACTAAAGCTATGACTATTACCCACCAGGTTACTCATATTCCCACTCGGGAAGAGCTGAAAAAAATTAAGACCTGGCATTGGGGATTAATTACTGCGGGAGTAATTTTTATTCCTGGTTTAATTAGTTTTGCGGTGATCAAAACCAAAATTCCTCAGGATGGTAATTCTAACTCCGATACTAGCGTATCCAATACTTCTCTTAGTCAAAGTGAACAAACATTACAACAGGAAATATACCAGCAAATTCAAGCTTTAAACCTTGATGCTGGAGCTTTTTATAGACAAGTAGACACTATTTTTCACCAGCAATATCCAGAATTAGAAGGTGTACAGCTAACCGACAAAAATAAACATCGAAGCTATCGCCAAATCTGGTATGAAATTGCTACTAATTTATTAGCTAAATATGAAAAAAAAGAAAGTAAATATTGA
- a CDS encoding sn-glycerol-3-phosphate ABC transporter ATP-binding protein UgpC — MANVSLQGITRQFGNVTAIEDITFEVPDHAFWVLVGPSGCGKSTILRTIAGLESITKGKLYIGEQLVNNIPARQRDVAMVFQNYALYPHMTVAENLAFGLKMRRESPQAIATRIQTVARSLDIEHLLKRKPKQLSGGQQQRVALGRAIARQPQVFLLDEPLSNLDVQLRDDTRAELKQLHQNIGITTIYVTHNQVEAMTLADQVVVLKDGKIQQIGSPQTVYAHPANRMVASFLGNPPMNILPVIYDSDCLIIGHQQSISLKSALRQQINPSQGQRFDLGIRPEHITLNHSELTSNDQDSLKLEVNVVEPLGRETLIKAMIPETNLELNLLADANWQGKQGDRISVKFDLEQLFIFEPNSGLLINN; from the coding sequence ATGGCAAACGTCAGTCTACAAGGAATTACTCGTCAATTTGGCAATGTTACGGCAATTGAAGATATTACCTTTGAAGTTCCTGATCATGCTTTTTGGGTATTAGTAGGTCCCTCAGGTTGTGGTAAATCAACAATTTTGAGGACAATCGCTGGCTTAGAATCAATTACCAAAGGCAAACTTTATATTGGCGAGCAATTAGTTAATAATATACCTGCACGACAGCGAGATGTGGCGATGGTATTTCAGAATTATGCTCTCTATCCCCACATGACCGTAGCTGAAAACCTCGCTTTCGGCTTAAAAATGCGTCGAGAATCCCCTCAAGCGATCGCCACAAGAATTCAGACAGTAGCCCGCTCTCTAGATATTGAACATTTATTGAAACGCAAGCCCAAACAGCTATCTGGGGGACAACAGCAGCGAGTAGCCTTGGGACGAGCGATCGCCCGTCAACCTCAAGTATTTTTACTAGATGAACCTTTATCCAATCTAGATGTTCAACTACGGGACGACACCAGAGCCGAACTAAAGCAGTTACACCAAAACATTGGTATTACAACAATTTACGTTACCCACAATCAAGTAGAAGCGATGACTTTAGCAGATCAGGTGGTGGTACTAAAAGATGGCAAAATACAGCAAATAGGCAGTCCTCAAACTGTATACGCTCATCCTGCCAATAGAATGGTGGCTAGTTTTTTAGGCAATCCACCGATGAATATCTTGCCTGTAATCTACGATAGTGATTGTTTAATCATTGGTCATCAGCAATCTATATCCTTAAAGTCTGCTCTTAGGCAGCAAATAAACCCTTCCCAGGGACAACGATTTGACCTTGGCATTCGTCCCGAACATATCACTCTAAATCATTCTGAGTTAACTAGTAATGACCAAGACTCGCTGAAATTGGAAGTAAATGTTGTGGAGCCGTTAGGCAGAGAAACTTTAATTAAAGCAATGATTCCAGAAACTAATTTAGAACTTAATTTGCTAGCAGATGCTAACTGGCAGGGCAAACAAGGCGATCGCATCTCCGTAAAATTCGATTTAGAACAACTATTTATCTTTGAGCCGAATAGTGGCCTCTTAATTAACAATTAA
- a CDS encoding amidase, with amino-acid sequence MSSKNHLDLAFTPALEQAKLIRDRQITPLELTQLYLSRIEKYDSQLGCFYHVAHESAIADAQQKTEQLAQTSDTRKLPPFFGVPIGIKDLKSVADMPISYGVPALKEQIATFDEGVVTKIKQAGFIILGKTAAAQLGSFPYTEPEGFAPTRNPWNRDYTPGGSSGGSSAAVAAGLCPIALGGDGGGSIRGPAACCNLVGIKPSRGRISMAPVGDRISGLGTHGVLARTVADAAAFLDVTAGYITGDPYWLPNPEIPFVEATQQTLPPLKIGFITSLLPLGKPTPEYQQSVATIVKQLEALSHTIIPQEIDLTSLIKPFTTVWATAVASSGIPLEALSPMNQWVNTQSGTAGEYLQAVTQMQLFARRLVSLFTQLDVLVAPTYMHPAIKIGEWADLSPEDTFQNIVNWIFPCPPFNVTGQPVVNIPAGFDNNNVPLGVQLVGKPNDEATIISLAFQLEQAQPWSLMRPEKFA; translated from the coding sequence ATGTCTTCCAAAAACCATCTTGATTTAGCCTTCACCCCAGCACTAGAACAAGCAAAATTAATTCGCGATCGCCAAATTACTCCCTTAGAGTTGACTCAATTATATTTATCGCGAATCGAAAAATATGATTCTCAGTTGGGTTGTTTTTATCATGTCGCCCATGAAAGTGCGATCGCCGATGCTCAACAAAAAACTGAGCAGCTAGCTCAAACGTCAGACACTAGGAAGCTGCCGCCATTTTTTGGTGTACCCATCGGGATTAAAGATCTTAAATCTGTCGCTGATATGCCAATATCCTATGGTGTACCAGCACTCAAAGAGCAAATTGCCACTTTTGATGAAGGAGTAGTAACTAAAATAAAGCAGGCAGGGTTTATTATTTTGGGTAAGACGGCAGCTGCTCAACTAGGTTCTTTCCCCTATACAGAACCAGAGGGTTTTGCACCGACTCGTAATCCTTGGAATCGAGACTATACACCTGGTGGCTCTAGTGGTGGTTCTTCTGCTGCGGTTGCTGCTGGCTTATGTCCTATTGCTCTGGGAGGAGATGGCGGTGGCTCAATTAGAGGTCCTGCAGCTTGTTGCAATTTGGTAGGAATTAAACCAAGTCGGGGCAGAATTTCCATGGCTCCTGTAGGCGATCGCATAAGTGGACTAGGAACTCATGGTGTTTTAGCTCGTACTGTCGCCGATGCTGCGGCGTTTTTAGATGTTACTGCTGGCTACATAACAGGCGATCCTTATTGGCTACCTAATCCAGAAATTCCTTTTGTTGAGGCTACTCAACAGACATTGCCCCCTTTAAAGATTGGCTTTATTACTTCTTTATTACCTCTGGGTAAACCTACACCAGAATATCAACAAAGTGTAGCTACTATAGTCAAACAATTGGAAGCTTTAAGCCATACAATTATTCCTCAGGAAATCGATCTAACTTCTTTAATTAAACCTTTTACTACCGTTTGGGCGACAGCAGTTGCCTCTTCAGGAATTCCTTTAGAGGCATTAAGCCCGATGAATCAGTGGGTAAATACTCAATCTGGTACTGCTGGAGAATATCTACAAGCGGTGACTCAAATGCAATTATTTGCCAGGCGGTTAGTGAGTTTGTTTACTCAACTTGATGTCTTAGTCGCACCAACCTATATGCACCCAGCCATCAAGATTGGTGAGTGGGCAGATTTAAGCCCAGAAGATACTTTTCAAAATATTGTTAATTGGATTTTTCCTTGTCCACCCTTTAACGTTACAGGTCAACCTGTGGTAAACATTCCTGCGGGATTTGATAATAATAATGTCCCTTTGGGAGTACAACTAGTTGGCAAACCCAACGACGAGGCAACAATCATTAGTTTGGCATTTCAACTAGAACAAGCTCAACCTTGGAGTCTAATGCGTCCAGAGAAATTTGCTTAA